A stretch of Bombus huntii isolate Logan2020A chromosome 7, iyBomHunt1.1, whole genome shotgun sequence DNA encodes these proteins:
- the LOC126868075 gene encoding CD109 antigen-like isoform X1, whose product MQTNQMIVILRWLASYSHNGKNVTDIYRRSEVARRKGNLHLLACFLRTMIVTIKMDWQWFNIVILFYLILNVTAEQYYSIIAPKVIRPDSEYHVAVSITGVSIPSVIYIELSGSFDNNSRIGEVFNISQVTHVQPYSTRILRFEIDDIIPGKYELIARGLTGIEFSQSKSIEFIPKSYSVFIQTDRAIYKPGNKVMFRCILLDSRLRPTLERLVNIYIVDGKGNRIKQWNHPSVTHGIFNAEIELSEYPVLGTWKITANIGDQTFEKDFEVAEYVLPNFEVIIDAPKHFTFKESKITATIYAKYTYGKPVKGEATVTAYPDIFSDVIQPIYQQPIRKVIPINGKIVVDFDIHDELRLTDEYERPVMLDVTVEESLTGRRQNTSAHITLHKHKYTMDLIKTSEYYKPGLKYTAFIKLTYHDGTPVRDNKNFVMVKYGYTYITDNQSTYTNITGMLDENGMVKLDFYPPKTNDNMSYPLNIEAQYLNLHEWFPSTNQAMSQNNEYIQAVLKTEKPMVNRDVEIEVNSTALLKYINYEIFGRGDILDAGSIYVQNKHTTSFKFLATYVMAPTAHVIIYYIGNDGEIIADALDVELEGLLQNFVDIKMASEEVAPGDDINLVITSKPNSYVGLLGVDQRSILLKSGNDISYEQVYKELKSYDNNHESPYANSVFDRYLWNPGSATAKDVFRESGAIIITNAYVHENFQIQQSGILEGRITGSPHGASTLRPDLGPPVTHKLATRPPLAGPYAFSRIPPPVWNKPRVFLMHDILNTWLFTNFSAGYEGKNELKRNVPDSITSWVLTAFSVNDVHGLGLMEEPRKLKVFRPFFISMEFPYSVIRGEIVAIQIVVFNYMNKNVVAEVLLTNEGQFDFAEMSNEVQDVPKLELYRKKKVEVKANSGSSVSFMIVPRDLGYITIKATANSILAGDSVERKLLVKAEGETQYVNRATFIDLRSTTNTSMNITIDIPKNAVPGSEYIEISAVGDILGPSIMNLANLIKLPSGCGEQNMLNFVPNIMILNYLKNTNQLTHAVESKALRYMEIGYQRELTYRHNDGSFSAFGMSDSNGSTWLTAFVAKAFKQAAAYIPIEDRIIDEALQWLSNNQAPNGSFPEVGRISHRDMQGGAAKGLALTAFTLITFLENSDSNGKYRNTINKGIDYIVRNMNDLNDTYALSICTYALNLAKHPYETAAFNLLESKAMTKEDIKWWSKPIPANDKNPWYHSLPRSVDVEMTSYTLLTYIRRNLVADSIPIMKWLVKQRNAEGGFASTQDTVIGIQALAKLGEKLVTKTNVISIIFLYEGGGQSQMNINPNNSMILQKQMLPKKTRLIGITATGNGFALVQITYKYNLNVTGAWPLFTLDPQVDKNSNANHLQLSICSGFVPTKEANESNMVVMEVSLPSGFTVDKESLPSLEVSQNVKRVETKNGDTVVILYFDEMSRQEYCPTVSAFRTHKVAKQKPVPVTIYDYYDSSRRARVFYEPRKATLCDICEDEDCEDLCVLQPGKQKDSPQSAASHLSTCTYLHLLFTSFYITYFGYL is encoded by the exons ATGCAGACCAATCAGATGATAG TGATACTTCGGTGGCTGGCTTCTTACTCCCATAACGGTAAAAACGTGACAGATATATACAGGAGAAGTGAAGTAGCCAGAAGGAAGGGAAACCTGCACTTGCTCGCTTGCTTTCTTCGAACCATGATTG TGACTATAAAAATGGATTGGCAGTGGTTcaatattgttattttattctatttaataCTAAATGTTACTGCAGAaca ataCTATAGCATAATAGCTCCAAAGGTAATACGACCTGATTCAGAATATCATGTAGCTGTAAGTATTACTGGTGTATCAATACCATCAGTAATATACATTGAACTGTCTGGGTCATTTGACAATAATTCAAGAATAGGAGAAGTATTCAATATATCCCAAGTTACACATGTACAACCATACAGTACAAGAATTTTACGATTTGAA attGATGATATTATTCCTGGTAAATATGAATTAATTGCACGTGGTTTAACAGGAATAGAATTTTCACAGTCAAAGTCGATAGAATTTATTCCTAAAAGTTATTCAGTCTTTATTCAAACTGATAGAGCAATTTATAAACCGGGAAATAAAGTTATGTTTCGATGTATTTTGTTGGACTCCAGACTTAGGCCAACGCTTGAAAGATTAGTAAACATCTATATTGTA gATGGTAAAGGAAATAGAATTAAACAATGGAATCATCCATCTGTAACCCATGGAATTTTTAATGCAGAAATCGAATTGTCTGAGTACCCAGTTTTAGGTACCTGGAAAATTACAGCAAATATTGGTGATCAAACATTTGAAAAAGATTTTGAAGTTGCTGAATATGTATTACCTAATTTTGAAGTGATAATTGATGCTCCTAAACATTTTACATTTAAGGAATCAAAAATCACTGCAACAATCTATGCCAA GTATACTTATGGTAAGCCAGTGAAAGGAGAAGCAACTGTTACAGCATATCCTGATATATTTTCTGATGTTATCCAACCAATATACCAACAGCCTATACGAAAAGTAATTCCAATAAATGGGAAAATAGTTGTTGATTTTGACATTCATGATGAATtaag gCTTACTGATGAATATGAAAGACCAGTTATGCTTGATGTTACAGTAGAAGAATCTTTAACTGGTAGAAGACAGAATACTTCTGCACATATAACCTTACATAAACATAAATACACAATGGATTTGATAAAAACATCAGAATACTATAAACCAGGATTAAAGTATACAGCATTT ATAAAGTTAACATATCATGATGGAACACCAGTGAGAGATAACAAAAATTTTGTTATGGTAAAATATGGGTATACTTACATTACTGATAATCAGTCCACATACACGAATATTACTGGTATGTTGGATGAAAATGGAAtggtaaagttggatttttaTCCACCAAAAACTAATGATAATATGTCATATCCTTTAAACATAgag GCTCAATATTTAAACCTTCATGAATGGTTCCCATCAACAAACCAAGCTATGTCTCAGAATAATGAATATATACAAGCTGTTTTGAAAACTGAAAAACCTATG GTTAATCGAGATGTAGAAATTGAAGTAAATTCTACAGCtctattgaaatatattaattacgaGATATTTGGACGTGGCGATATATTGGATGCAGGTTctatatatgtacaaaataaACATACAACAAGTtttaa gtTCTTAGCAACATATGTCATGGCTCCTACTGCAcatgtaattatatattatataggaAATGATGGAGAAATCATTGCAGATGCCTTAGATGTTGAACTAGAAGGACTACTTCAAAATTTT GTTGATATTAAAATGGCATCTGAAGAAGTTGCACCAGGAGATGATATCAATTTAGTTATTACTTCAAAACCAAATTCATATGTTGGATTATTAGGTGTAGATCAAAGATCTATTCTTTTAAAATCTgggaacgatatttcatat GAACAAGTTTATAAAGAGTTGAAATCATATGATAATAATCATGAATCACCTTATGCAAACTCGGTTTTTGATCGATATTTATGGAATCCTGGTTCAGCTACAGCAAAAGATGTTTTCaga GAAAGCGGTGCTATCATTATAACAAATGCCTATGTccatgaaaattttcaaattc AACAATCGGGAATACTGGAGGGTAGAATAACAGGCTCACCTCATGGGGCATCCACACTTCGACCAGACCTTGGTCCACCTGTTACGCACAAACTAGCAACAAGACCACCACTGGCAGGTCCTTATGCCTTCTCTCGCATCCCACCTCCTGTTTGGAATAAGCCCCGTGTATTCCTAATGCATGACATCTTAAACACCTGGCTTTTTACAAACTTTTCTGCAGG aTATGAAGGAAAAAATGAGCTGAAAAGAAATGTACCAGATTCAATTACATCATGGGTGCTCACTGCATTTTCTGTAAATGATGTTCATGGATTAGGCCTTATGGAAGAGCCACGAAAG TTAAAAGTTTTTAGACCATTTTTCATCTCTATGGAATTTCCTTACTCTGTGATTCGAGGAGAAATTGTTGCAATCCAAATTGTGGTGTTCAATTATATGAACAAAAATGTTGTAGCTGAGGTTCTGTTAACAAATGAGGGTCAGTTTGATTTTGCAGAAATGTCCAACGAAGTTCAGGATGTACCAA AATTAGAATTGTATCGTAAGAAAAAGGTAGAAGTGAAAGCTAATTCCGGAAGCAGCGTATCTTTTATGATTGTTCCTCGAGACTTGGGATACATTACGATTAAGGCAACTGCAAATAGTATATTAGCTGGAGATAGTGTTGAGCGTAAATTACTTGTTAAA GCTGAAGGAGAAACTCAATATGTAAACAGGGCTACTTTCATAGATCTTAGAAGTACAACAAATACATCGATGAATATTACAATTGATATACCTAAAAATGCTGTACCAGGTTCagaatatattgaaatatctGCAGTAG GCGATATTTTGGGTCCAAGTATTATGAATTTggcaaatttaattaaattgccATCTGGTTGTGGAGAACAGAATATGTTAAATTTTGTTccaaatataatgatattaaattatctcAAA AATACAAATCAATTAACACATGCAGTAGAAAGCAAAGCTCTTCGATATATGGAAATAGGCTATCAAAGAGAATTAACTTACAGACATAATGATGGATCATTCAGTGCATTTGGCATGTCAGATAGTAATGGAAGTACATG GCTTACTGCCTTTGTGGCAAAAGCTTTCAAACAAGCTGCTGCATACATCCCAATTGAAGACAGAATAATAGATGAAGCTTTACAATGGTTATCAAATAATCAAGCTCCTAACGGAAGTTTTCCTGAAGTAGGAAGAATTAGTCATCGAGACATGCAAGGTGGAGCTGCAAAAGGTCTTGCATTAACAGCATTTACTCTTATTACTTTTCTTGAAAATTCA GACTCTAAcggaaaatatagaaacacTATAAATAAAGGAATTGATTACATTGTTCGTAATATGAATGATCTAAATGATACTTATGCTTTgagtatatgtacatatgcttTAAACTTAGCAAAACATCCATATGAGACTGCAGCATTTAATTTGCTAGAATCTAAAGCCATGACAAAAGAAGATATTAAATGGTGGAGCAAACCTATACCAGCAAACGATAAAAATCCGTGGTATCATTCTTTACCACGATCTGTCGATGTTGAAATGACGTCCTATACTTTGTTAACTTATATAAGGCGTAATTTAGTCGCTGATTCTATACCCATAATGAAATGGCTtgtaaaacaaagaaatgctGAAGGTGGTTTTGCATCCACACAG GATACCGTAATTGGAATACAAGCCTTGGCGAAGTTAGGTGAAAAATTAGTAACGAAAACTAATGtcatttctataatattcCTGTACGAAGGAGGTGGACAAAGTCAAATGAATATAAATCCTAACAATTCCATGATACTTCAAAAACAAATG ctTCCAAAGAAGACACGGTTGATTGGTATAACAGCCACCGGAAATGGATTTGCTTTAGTTCAAATTACATACAAATATAATCTAAATGTAACTGGAGCATGGCCACTGTTTACTTTGGATCCTCAAGTAGATAAAAATTCCAATGCTAATCATTTGCAACTTTCAATTTGTTCTGG attCGTTCCGACTAAGGAAGCAAACGAAAGTAATATGGTTGTGATGGAAGTCAGTTTACCTTCTGGTTTTACAGTAGATAAGGAATCATTACCTAGTCTTGAAGTGTCACAAAATGTAAAACGAGTAGAAACCAAGAACGGAGATACGGTCGTAATATTATACTTTGATGAG ATGAGCAGGCAAGAATACTGCCCTACAGTGTCCGCATTCAGGACACATAAAGTGGCAAAACAGAAACCAGTACCAGTTACTATATATGATTATTACGATTCAT CAAGAAGAGCAAGAGTATTTTATGAGCCACGTAAAGCCACACTTTGTGATATATGCGAGGATGAAGATTGTGAGGATTTATGTGTATTGCAACCTGGTAAACAAAAGGATTCTCCGCAATCTGCTGCTTCACATTTATCAACTTGTACATATCTCCACTTGCTTTTTACTTCATTTTACATTAcatactttggatatttgtAA
- the LOC126868075 gene encoding CD109 antigen-like isoform X3 codes for MQTNQMIVTIKMDWQWFNIVILFYLILNVTAEQYYSIIAPKVIRPDSEYHVAVSITGVSIPSVIYIELSGSFDNNSRIGEVFNISQVTHVQPYSTRILRFEIDDIIPGKYELIARGLTGIEFSQSKSIEFIPKSYSVFIQTDRAIYKPGNKVMFRCILLDSRLRPTLERLVNIYIVDGKGNRIKQWNHPSVTHGIFNAEIELSEYPVLGTWKITANIGDQTFEKDFEVAEYVLPNFEVIIDAPKHFTFKESKITATIYAKYTYGKPVKGEATVTAYPDIFSDVIQPIYQQPIRKVIPINGKIVVDFDIHDELRLTDEYERPVMLDVTVEESLTGRRQNTSAHITLHKHKYTMDLIKTSEYYKPGLKYTAFIKLTYHDGTPVRDNKNFVMVKYGYTYITDNQSTYTNITGMLDENGMVKLDFYPPKTNDNMSYPLNIEAQYLNLHEWFPSTNQAMSQNNEYIQAVLKTEKPMVNRDVEIEVNSTALLKYINYEIFGRGDILDAGSIYVQNKHTTSFKFLATYVMAPTAHVIIYYIGNDGEIIADALDVELEGLLQNFVDIKMASEEVAPGDDINLVITSKPNSYVGLLGVDQRSILLKSGNDISYEQVYKELKSYDNNHESPYANSVFDRYLWNPGSATAKDVFRESGAIIITNAYVHENFQIQQSGILEGRITGSPHGASTLRPDLGPPVTHKLATRPPLAGPYAFSRIPPPVWNKPRVFLMHDILNTWLFTNFSAGYEGKNELKRNVPDSITSWVLTAFSVNDVHGLGLMEEPRKLKVFRPFFISMEFPYSVIRGEIVAIQIVVFNYMNKNVVAEVLLTNEGQFDFAEMSNEVQDVPKLELYRKKKVEVKANSGSSVSFMIVPRDLGYITIKATANSILAGDSVERKLLVKAEGETQYVNRATFIDLRSTTNTSMNITIDIPKNAVPGSEYIEISAVGDILGPSIMNLANLIKLPSGCGEQNMLNFVPNIMILNYLKNTNQLTHAVESKALRYMEIGYQRELTYRHNDGSFSAFGMSDSNGSTWLTAFVAKAFKQAAAYIPIEDRIIDEALQWLSNNQAPNGSFPEVGRISHRDMQGGAAKGLALTAFTLITFLENSDSNGKYRNTINKGIDYIVRNMNDLNDTYALSICTYALNLAKHPYETAAFNLLESKAMTKEDIKWWSKPIPANDKNPWYHSLPRSVDVEMTSYTLLTYIRRNLVADSIPIMKWLVKQRNAEGGFASTQDTVIGIQALAKLGEKLVTKTNVISIIFLYEGGGQSQMNINPNNSMILQKQMLPKKTRLIGITATGNGFALVQITYKYNLNVTGAWPLFTLDPQVDKNSNANHLQLSICSGFVPTKEANESNMVVMEVSLPSGFTVDKESLPSLEVSQNVKRVETKNGDTVVILYFDEMSRQEYCPTVSAFRTHKVAKQKPVPVTIYDYYDSSRRARVFYEPRKATLCDICEDEDCEDLCVLQPGKQKDSPQSAASHLSTCTYLHLLFTSFYITYFGYL; via the exons ATGCAGACCAATCAGATGATAG TGACTATAAAAATGGATTGGCAGTGGTTcaatattgttattttattctatttaataCTAAATGTTACTGCAGAaca ataCTATAGCATAATAGCTCCAAAGGTAATACGACCTGATTCAGAATATCATGTAGCTGTAAGTATTACTGGTGTATCAATACCATCAGTAATATACATTGAACTGTCTGGGTCATTTGACAATAATTCAAGAATAGGAGAAGTATTCAATATATCCCAAGTTACACATGTACAACCATACAGTACAAGAATTTTACGATTTGAA attGATGATATTATTCCTGGTAAATATGAATTAATTGCACGTGGTTTAACAGGAATAGAATTTTCACAGTCAAAGTCGATAGAATTTATTCCTAAAAGTTATTCAGTCTTTATTCAAACTGATAGAGCAATTTATAAACCGGGAAATAAAGTTATGTTTCGATGTATTTTGTTGGACTCCAGACTTAGGCCAACGCTTGAAAGATTAGTAAACATCTATATTGTA gATGGTAAAGGAAATAGAATTAAACAATGGAATCATCCATCTGTAACCCATGGAATTTTTAATGCAGAAATCGAATTGTCTGAGTACCCAGTTTTAGGTACCTGGAAAATTACAGCAAATATTGGTGATCAAACATTTGAAAAAGATTTTGAAGTTGCTGAATATGTATTACCTAATTTTGAAGTGATAATTGATGCTCCTAAACATTTTACATTTAAGGAATCAAAAATCACTGCAACAATCTATGCCAA GTATACTTATGGTAAGCCAGTGAAAGGAGAAGCAACTGTTACAGCATATCCTGATATATTTTCTGATGTTATCCAACCAATATACCAACAGCCTATACGAAAAGTAATTCCAATAAATGGGAAAATAGTTGTTGATTTTGACATTCATGATGAATtaag gCTTACTGATGAATATGAAAGACCAGTTATGCTTGATGTTACAGTAGAAGAATCTTTAACTGGTAGAAGACAGAATACTTCTGCACATATAACCTTACATAAACATAAATACACAATGGATTTGATAAAAACATCAGAATACTATAAACCAGGATTAAAGTATACAGCATTT ATAAAGTTAACATATCATGATGGAACACCAGTGAGAGATAACAAAAATTTTGTTATGGTAAAATATGGGTATACTTACATTACTGATAATCAGTCCACATACACGAATATTACTGGTATGTTGGATGAAAATGGAAtggtaaagttggatttttaTCCACCAAAAACTAATGATAATATGTCATATCCTTTAAACATAgag GCTCAATATTTAAACCTTCATGAATGGTTCCCATCAACAAACCAAGCTATGTCTCAGAATAATGAATATATACAAGCTGTTTTGAAAACTGAAAAACCTATG GTTAATCGAGATGTAGAAATTGAAGTAAATTCTACAGCtctattgaaatatattaattacgaGATATTTGGACGTGGCGATATATTGGATGCAGGTTctatatatgtacaaaataaACATACAACAAGTtttaa gtTCTTAGCAACATATGTCATGGCTCCTACTGCAcatgtaattatatattatataggaAATGATGGAGAAATCATTGCAGATGCCTTAGATGTTGAACTAGAAGGACTACTTCAAAATTTT GTTGATATTAAAATGGCATCTGAAGAAGTTGCACCAGGAGATGATATCAATTTAGTTATTACTTCAAAACCAAATTCATATGTTGGATTATTAGGTGTAGATCAAAGATCTATTCTTTTAAAATCTgggaacgatatttcatat GAACAAGTTTATAAAGAGTTGAAATCATATGATAATAATCATGAATCACCTTATGCAAACTCGGTTTTTGATCGATATTTATGGAATCCTGGTTCAGCTACAGCAAAAGATGTTTTCaga GAAAGCGGTGCTATCATTATAACAAATGCCTATGTccatgaaaattttcaaattc AACAATCGGGAATACTGGAGGGTAGAATAACAGGCTCACCTCATGGGGCATCCACACTTCGACCAGACCTTGGTCCACCTGTTACGCACAAACTAGCAACAAGACCACCACTGGCAGGTCCTTATGCCTTCTCTCGCATCCCACCTCCTGTTTGGAATAAGCCCCGTGTATTCCTAATGCATGACATCTTAAACACCTGGCTTTTTACAAACTTTTCTGCAGG aTATGAAGGAAAAAATGAGCTGAAAAGAAATGTACCAGATTCAATTACATCATGGGTGCTCACTGCATTTTCTGTAAATGATGTTCATGGATTAGGCCTTATGGAAGAGCCACGAAAG TTAAAAGTTTTTAGACCATTTTTCATCTCTATGGAATTTCCTTACTCTGTGATTCGAGGAGAAATTGTTGCAATCCAAATTGTGGTGTTCAATTATATGAACAAAAATGTTGTAGCTGAGGTTCTGTTAACAAATGAGGGTCAGTTTGATTTTGCAGAAATGTCCAACGAAGTTCAGGATGTACCAA AATTAGAATTGTATCGTAAGAAAAAGGTAGAAGTGAAAGCTAATTCCGGAAGCAGCGTATCTTTTATGATTGTTCCTCGAGACTTGGGATACATTACGATTAAGGCAACTGCAAATAGTATATTAGCTGGAGATAGTGTTGAGCGTAAATTACTTGTTAAA GCTGAAGGAGAAACTCAATATGTAAACAGGGCTACTTTCATAGATCTTAGAAGTACAACAAATACATCGATGAATATTACAATTGATATACCTAAAAATGCTGTACCAGGTTCagaatatattgaaatatctGCAGTAG GCGATATTTTGGGTCCAAGTATTATGAATTTggcaaatttaattaaattgccATCTGGTTGTGGAGAACAGAATATGTTAAATTTTGTTccaaatataatgatattaaattatctcAAA AATACAAATCAATTAACACATGCAGTAGAAAGCAAAGCTCTTCGATATATGGAAATAGGCTATCAAAGAGAATTAACTTACAGACATAATGATGGATCATTCAGTGCATTTGGCATGTCAGATAGTAATGGAAGTACATG GCTTACTGCCTTTGTGGCAAAAGCTTTCAAACAAGCTGCTGCATACATCCCAATTGAAGACAGAATAATAGATGAAGCTTTACAATGGTTATCAAATAATCAAGCTCCTAACGGAAGTTTTCCTGAAGTAGGAAGAATTAGTCATCGAGACATGCAAGGTGGAGCTGCAAAAGGTCTTGCATTAACAGCATTTACTCTTATTACTTTTCTTGAAAATTCA GACTCTAAcggaaaatatagaaacacTATAAATAAAGGAATTGATTACATTGTTCGTAATATGAATGATCTAAATGATACTTATGCTTTgagtatatgtacatatgcttTAAACTTAGCAAAACATCCATATGAGACTGCAGCATTTAATTTGCTAGAATCTAAAGCCATGACAAAAGAAGATATTAAATGGTGGAGCAAACCTATACCAGCAAACGATAAAAATCCGTGGTATCATTCTTTACCACGATCTGTCGATGTTGAAATGACGTCCTATACTTTGTTAACTTATATAAGGCGTAATTTAGTCGCTGATTCTATACCCATAATGAAATGGCTtgtaaaacaaagaaatgctGAAGGTGGTTTTGCATCCACACAG GATACCGTAATTGGAATACAAGCCTTGGCGAAGTTAGGTGAAAAATTAGTAACGAAAACTAATGtcatttctataatattcCTGTACGAAGGAGGTGGACAAAGTCAAATGAATATAAATCCTAACAATTCCATGATACTTCAAAAACAAATG ctTCCAAAGAAGACACGGTTGATTGGTATAACAGCCACCGGAAATGGATTTGCTTTAGTTCAAATTACATACAAATATAATCTAAATGTAACTGGAGCATGGCCACTGTTTACTTTGGATCCTCAAGTAGATAAAAATTCCAATGCTAATCATTTGCAACTTTCAATTTGTTCTGG attCGTTCCGACTAAGGAAGCAAACGAAAGTAATATGGTTGTGATGGAAGTCAGTTTACCTTCTGGTTTTACAGTAGATAAGGAATCATTACCTAGTCTTGAAGTGTCACAAAATGTAAAACGAGTAGAAACCAAGAACGGAGATACGGTCGTAATATTATACTTTGATGAG ATGAGCAGGCAAGAATACTGCCCTACAGTGTCCGCATTCAGGACACATAAAGTGGCAAAACAGAAACCAGTACCAGTTACTATATATGATTATTACGATTCAT CAAGAAGAGCAAGAGTATTTTATGAGCCACGTAAAGCCACACTTTGTGATATATGCGAGGATGAAGATTGTGAGGATTTATGTGTATTGCAACCTGGTAAACAAAAGGATTCTCCGCAATCTGCTGCTTCACATTTATCAACTTGTACATATCTCCACTTGCTTTTTACTTCATTTTACATTAcatactttggatatttgtAA